The Equus asinus isolate D_3611 breed Donkey chromosome 1, EquAss-T2T_v2, whole genome shotgun sequence genome segment CGCAGGTGCGCGCCAGGAGAAGGGCGAGTCACGCCTCAATTTAGTCCAGCGAAACGTGAGCATCTTTAAGTTGGTCATTTCTAACGTTATCCGCTACAGCCCTGGCTGCAAACTGATTGTCGTGTCCAATCCGGTGGACATCTTAAGTTACGTAGCCTGGAAGTTGAGCGAATTTCCCCAGAACCGCGTCATCGGGAGCGGTTGCAACCTGGATACCGCCCGTTTCCGCTTCTTGATTGGGCAGAGGCTTGGCGTCCACCCCGAGAGCTGTCACGGCTGGGTCCTGGGGGAGCACGGGGACTCCAGCGTTCCCGTGTGGAGCGGCGTGAACGTCGCCGGTGTCTCCCTGAGGGGTCTGAACCCCGCTGTGGGGACCGACCGAGACCCCGAGCAGTGGAGAGACGTCCACCGCGACGTGATCGCCAGCGCCTACGAGATCATCAAAAGGAAGGGCTACACGTCCTGGGCCATCGGGCTGTCGGTGGCCGACCTGTCCGAGAGCATCCTGAGGGATCTGCGGAGAGTGCACCCCGTCTCCACCGTGGTCAAGGGCCTCTACGGAATCACGGAGGAGGTGTTCCTCAGCGTCCCCTGTGTCCTGGGCGAGCGCGGCATCACCGACCTCGTGAAGGTGAAGCTGACGCCCGAGGAGGAGGCGCGTCTGAAGAAGAGCGCGGAGACGCTCTGGGAAATTCAGGAGGCGCTCGAGCTGTGAAGTTGTGCGGAGCCGCCCTTCTGAAGTTactgaagaagaagaagtagTTGGGGGGTGGTATGTGTCACATTTTTAATAAACCTGAATTTATAAAAGTTGGAAACAGGAAGGGGGGTAGAGTGACTCTCCTGTTTGTTTAGCCCCCAGCTCTTCTATTTAGCATCGAGATGCTGGatgatacttattttttttacaattcCGAAGTGCGTCAAAGGAGGTGTTTTTGTGCCACTGATGTGCCAGTACTTTGTACATGTATGTAGTTGCCGTTGGGCCCAAAAGAATGGAGGATGTAGGTGTTTCTTTTACCATAGAAATTCTGATTCTTTTCATTAAGTACCTGTTAACTCTTTGTTCTGGCTGGATTATACCTATGTTCGCTTGTGTACTCTTTGTTACAAGTGGAAGCTTCTGtgcaatgtaaaaataaatgtacacaCAGTTACTTTTCGTAATGGAGCCTTCATTTCCCGGTGACAGTCCCTCACCTGGGCCTTGAAAAAGGTGGCAGAAAGGGAGCTGCAAGTGGGGGAGGCGTGTGTGCACGGATgtgcacacactcatgcacacatacGAGTGAAGCAGGATCATTAGgctaaaaatgtgaaaataatactGATCTGGTTGGTAGCTGTTTTAAACTGTTTCGTGCAGTAAAAATACAAGCGTTTAGAAAGATGCCTGACAGTCAGAGGTGGTACAGTTACTGTCATTTtggcagagaaaggaaatgtcCCCAAATTTTGCAGTTACTAAAACTAAAGAGTGAGTGAAATCATCGTAGAACCACCTCTGAGAACCTGACCTGTTGGCACATTAAGTCAAGAATCACATAATTGCTCTTATTGGGCTGGGTCTTAGCAGCACAGTGGGCCCTGGCCCTAAGGTGCTCCAGGGTCGTCCCTGTTGCTCAGTTTACTTCACGTCAACAGAAAGCTTTTGCTTTTGAATTGTGCCCTGTTGTTAATCACTGTCATAAAAATTGGCCATTTTAATGAGTGCTTGAGGGCTTGTATTTCTCAGAAAGTTACACATTCACTTTTTATTCCTAAGTCGATTGACTTTACTGCAGATTCTAGACTTTATGCACGTGGTACAGTGAGGGAGAAAGTGAAGGTGCTTGTCTGAGTTTTACCTAAATGGTAATTCTGTAACTTAGAAAATGAGAAGctgagatttttaaattcatgGTAGCCTTCCTAATGCAATTgactattaaataaataatacagtgTGTTCAAACACATCTCAGGATCCATGGGAATGTCAACAGGCCTAATCACAATTGACAGGTGCCAGCATCTGCTAAGTTCAGCCAGTCCTGCTTAGCTGAATGTTATCAAGGAGACAGGACAGCAGTCCACCCACAAGAAGACCCTTTTCCATGCTGACCAGAGCTCCCGTACTATTTCATTGAAA includes the following:
- the LOC106834939 gene encoding L-lactate dehydrogenase A-like 6B — translated: MSWAVGVLRAGQSVNAARASFLSPRMAPCPRQAAGGSPVAKVATVQRELLEPFSLEEAVRRSKVSVVGTGAVGMACAVSILLKGLSDELALVDLDEGRLRGETMDLQHGSPFLRMPHIVASKDYVVTANSSLVIVTAGARQEKGESRLNLVQRNVSIFKLVISNVIRYSPGCKLIVVSNPVDILSYVAWKLSEFPQNRVIGSGCNLDTARFRFLIGQRLGVHPESCHGWVLGEHGDSSVPVWSGVNVAGVSLRGLNPAVGTDRDPEQWRDVHRDVIASAYEIIKRKGYTSWAIGLSVADLSESILRDLRRVHPVSTVVKGLYGITEEVFLSVPCVLGERGITDLVKVKLTPEEEARLKKSAETLWEIQEALEL